A region of the Gemmatimonadota bacterium genome:
GACGTCGAAGGCAAAGGTTGATGCGATCTCGGGATGCAGTTGGAATTGGTTGTTCATACGCTCACTTTACGGTTAAGTCCGGCCTTCATCGTCCGGTTACGCATCTTCTCCGCGTTCGATCCGTTCCCGCCGCCGCCGGCGGTCCCGCTTGAACATGACGACCATGAAGGAACCCATGGCCAGCAGCGTGACCAGCCCCGCGAGGCGCATCGCGTTCATGATGGCTACGCCGTACCGGCCCTGCTCGGGATCGTAGTTGAAACAGTACAGCATGATCTGGTCGAACACGTTGCCCAGTTTTTCCTCGGAAGACTCGATGATAGCCAGCCGGATGTCCTCCGACGGGTACTCGATCCCGAAGAAGTAGTGCGACACCGTGCCCTTTGGACTGATGATCATGATGGCGCTGCCGTGGACGAACTGCCCTTCCGTTTCGTCGTAGACGTAGTTGAAGCCGACGGATTCCGTCAGCGCGTCGATCGCCGCCGCTTCGCCCGTGAGGAAATGCCAGCCTTCCCCGGTGCCGGGCCGCCCGTAGCGCTGCGTGTAGACCGCCTTCTTCTGCGACGCGAGCGTCGGGGATTCCCGGGGGTCGAAACTGACGGTCACGACCTCGAATTCCTCCCCGATACTGTAGTTCAGGGGGGCCAGGCTGCGGTTAAGCCCGTTGAGCACTTCCGTGCACAGCATGGGGCAATCGTAGTAGACCAGCGTCAGGATGACCGGCTTGTCGCCGAAGTAGCTGCCCAGGCTTACCGGCGTGCCCGTTTCATCGTTGAACTCGAGGTCCAGGGGCAGGGAGACGCCGATTCTCTGTTCGATGCCCACGTGCTTCAGGATCTCGGGCGTGGCGCTCGCGTCCAGGCCGGGTCCCGTGCCGATATCCTTCATGACCGCCGGGCCGCTATCGCCTTCCTGTCCGTACGCCTCGC
Encoded here:
- a CDS encoding SCO family protein, with translation MTSKPYRYAAVAAGFIAVAVLFTMPGEAYGQEGDSGPAVMKDIGTGPGLDASATPEILKHVGIEQRIGVSLPLDLEFNDETGTPVSLGSYFGDKPVILTLVYYDCPMLCTEVLNGLNRSLAPLNYSIGEEFEVVTVSFDPRESPTLASQKKAVYTQRYGRPGTGEGWHFLTGEAAAIDALTESVGFNYVYDETEGQFVHGSAIMIISPKGTVSHYFFGIEYPSEDIRLAIIESSEEKLGNVFDQIMLYCFNYDPEQGRYGVAIMNAMRLAGLVTLLAMGSFMVVMFKRDRRRRRERIERGEDA